From a single Lolium rigidum isolate FL_2022 chromosome 7, APGP_CSIRO_Lrig_0.1, whole genome shotgun sequence genomic region:
- the LOC124669565 gene encoding cysteine-rich receptor-like protein kinase 10, with protein sequence MASHHLPSYLALLLAFLLPPLAASQWPSCGKNGNYTTNSAYQANIQALSATLPNNASASPTLFAVAAVGTRPDIVYALALCRDDANASTCGDCVSQGFTDAQKLCPYSKAATVYYDHCYVGLSSNQTLLSPTGGDNGALILTNQQNVTAPVRAFDAAVGALVNATAAYAADNSSRRFGTGEAGFETVDKAKPKIYSLAQCRPDMAPPDCRSCLADITAYIPKYMSGKQGGRILGLRCNYRYEQYPFYSGPSLLQLPAPSIGAPPSQAPAPTPVNATPVSPTPVNATPGSPPPPGGGSTGNGAAGILPITLPIVAAILASVVI encoded by the exons ATGGCCTCGCACCACCTCCCCTCCTACCTAGCCCTGCTCCTCgccttcctcctcccgccgctAGCCGCTTCCCAGTGGCCAAGCTGCGGCAAGAACGGCAACTACACCACCAACAGCGCCTACCAGGCCAACATCCAGGCCCTCTCCGCCACCCTTCCCAACAACGCCTCCGCCTCGCCGACGCTCTTCGCGGTGGCCGCAGTCGGCACCCGTCCGGACATCGTCTACGCGCTCGCGCTCTGCCGCGACGACGCCAACGCCTCCACCTGCGGCGACTGCGTCTCCCAAGGCTTCACGGACGCGCAGAAGCTCTGCCCCTACAGCAAGGCGGCCACTGTCTACTACGACCACTGCTACGTCGGCTTGTCCTCCAACCAGACCCTCCTCTCGCCCACAGGCGGCGATAACGGGGCCCTCATCCTGACAAACCAGCAGAATGTGACCGCGCCAGTGAGGGCGTTCGACGCCGCCGTGGGCGCGCTCGTCAACGCTACCGCGGCGTACGCGGCCGACAACTCCTCCAGGCGATTCGGCACGGGGGAAGCGGGGTTCGAGACGGTCGACAAGGCGAAACCAAAGATCTACAGTCTCGCACAGTGCAGGCCGGACATGGCACCGCCCGACTGCCGTAGCTGCCTGGCAGATATCACCGCCTACATCCCAAAATATATGAGCGGGAAGCAGGGTGGTAGGATTCTAGGACTGCGGTGCAACTACAGGTATGAACAGTATCCCTTCTACTCCGGTCCTTCGCTGCTGCAACTTCCCGCGCCATCCATCGGGGCACCTCCATCTCAAGCTCCAGCTCCCACGCCGGTGAACGCGACGCCAGTCTCTCCAACGCCGGTGAACGCGACGCCAGGCTCGCCACCGCCACCCGGAGGAG GAAGCACAGGGAATGGAGCTGCTGGAATTTTACCCATTACACTGCCAATAGTCGCTGCAATACTGGCTTCTGTTGTAATTTAG